The DNA window AGACCATCGCTCCGTTATTTCCATAGGCACAGAACAATCTTAAAAAAATTTACTTTAAAAAAACTTAAAAAAAATCATAAGAACAAGAAGAGTCTTAATAAAAATAAAAAAAGACGTGATAAAGAAAATATGAAATAAAATAATGAACGGCGATAAATAAAACCACACCTACCGCACCACCATTGGCAACAACGATTTAACAAGAAAATGCTTACCTCATTGGCTACATCGCCTGCCGACCCAGAAGCTCGCTGTCGCAAACACGGCGTTTCATTACGCACAATAAAACTTCAACGAATTGATTTAAATACAAAAATAAAACAAAATATTAAAAATTGACTGGAGCAAGATGAATTTGAGAAAATGACAACCCTGCTTTTTTCAAACAAATAAGGCACCCTTTGCAGGCAACTGAAATACGGCTTACCTTTTTATATGATTCGCACCACGCTCACAGGGAAAAATTATTTATCGCTTCAACATGAAGCCTTTTCAATTCCCATAAAATATTTTAATCATTGAAGATTCAGCGAATTTAAACACCAAAGTAAAGGATAGGGAATAATTAAAATATGCTTTCAATAAACGCTATCAGGCCTTGGCAGGTTAACCATGGCCGATAAATCTCCCGCTAACGCAGCGACCATTGCCGTGCTGCCCCTGCTGCTGATTTGGATGGCGGTGATTCTGCCGGTCTATCATCCCAACATGGGCGGCGGCGGCCTGGCGCTGCCGCAAAATATTCTGGCCTGGAGCGCTATGGCGCTGACCACGCTGCTCGTGACCGCCACCGTTTGTGTTGGCCGTGCCCGTCTTTCACTTACCCCCACCGCACGGCTGTTGCTGCTCGGCATCGCCGTGCTGGCGTTGCCGCTGCTGTATACCCGCCCCGAGTGGCGCGAAGATGCCCTGTGGCGCTGCGCCGGTTTGCTCGGTGGCTGGCTGTTCTATGTCGCTTGCCTGCAGCTGCGCCTCACCGCCCGGCAGCGCGACCTGTTGCTGTTCGGCCTGCTGTTCGCCGTCGGCGTTCAGGCGCTGTTGGCGGCGCTACAGCTGTTCGCCCCTGCTCTGGCCTGGGTATCTCCTAACGGCAGCCGGGTCTACGGCGTCTTTCAGCAACCGAACGTGCTCGGCAGCTTTATCGCCACCGGGCTGGCTTTGGCGCTCTGGCTGCTGCTTGCCCCCCTCTCTGCGCCGACACAGCGGCGGCAACTCCCGCTGCTCGTGCTGCTGGTCGCTTTCTCCGCTCTGCTGGTGCTGATCCAGTCGCGCGCCGCCTGGCTGGGTGGCACCCTGGCGGCGGCGCTGCTGCTGTGGCGCTTTGCCCGCCAGCGCCCGGCCGCAAGCCGCTGGGCCGTCGGCGCGCTGTTGCTGGGTATCGCCCTTGGCCTGATGGTACTGTTCACCGGCTTTGGCCTGGATGGCCACTCAGGTCTTATCGCACGCGAAGGCTCCAATTATTCACGTCTGACAATGCTGCAAGATACCCTGAGCATGATCCTGGCCAAACCGCTGCTGGGCTGGGGCTACGGCGGCTTTGAATACAGCTTCGCGCACTTCCGCCTACAGGCAATGCCCTGGCGAGAAGTGCTGGAAGTCGCCGGGCATCCGCACAATGAAATCCTGCTGTGGTGGGTTGAGGGCGGCCTGCCAGCGCTGGCGGGTATCGTTATCGTCCTCGTCGCCGGCGCGCTGCTGCTGAAACGCGCCTGGCAACGGGATCGCGAGCAACCGGCCGGTGCCCGCGTCGGCCTGTTCCTGGTGCTGCTGCCGATGCTGATGCACACCCAGTTGGAATACCCTTTCTATCTGTCTACACCGCACTGGCTGGTGTTTCTGCTGTTGCTGGCGCTGCTGGACGGCCAAACCGGCGAGCCGCGCCCGCTGCCGTTCGCTAAAGCCCTGAGCCTGCCGGTGGCGATGGCGGCAGTCGGCGTGTTGGCAATGGCGGTCTTCGCCTGGCAAGGGCGCATGGCGCTCACCCAATCGGAGCGCACCATGCTGGCCACCATCGACAGCATCGAGCAGATGCCGCCGCCGGCCGCCTGGATCTACCGGGAGCGCAAAACCTTCGACAAGCAATCTCACGCGCTGCTGGTCTATAACCAAACGCGTGATGATGCCCTGTTGACCGGCTATCGGCAGTGGGCCAACGCCTATCTGCAGCGCCGCATCGATGCCAACGTCTACGCTACGCTGATCATGATCTTGCGCTATCAGGGGGCTCAGGCGGAAGCCGACGCTCGCCTGCGGGAGGCCGCTTTCCTGTTTGCGCGGGATGCGCGGTTCAGGTAAACCTATGATGGTTGGAATGGCGGGAACCAATTTTATTGCTCCCGCCGTGTCGACTTAAACCCAACGTTTGATAATGATGGATGTATTGATGCCGCCAAACGCGAAGTTATTGCTCTGTAAGTATTCACAATCGATGCGCCGGCTTTCCCCCATAATATAATCCAGCTCACCACACTGCTCATCCGGCTGATGAAGGTTAAGCGTTGGCGCAAACCAGCCTTCGCGCATCATTTGCAAACTCATCCAGGCTTCCAGCGCACCGCAAGCTCCCAGCGTATGGCCAAAATAGCTTTTCAGCGATGAAATCGGCGTTTGGCCGCCGAAAATAGCTGCCGTAGCCTGGCTTTCAGCGATATCCCCTCGGTCAGTGGCGGTGCCATGAGCGGAGATATAGCCGATGTCCCGCACATTCAAGCCAGCTATCTTCAACGCCTGCTCCATGCATATTTGCATCGTTTCACGCTGCGGTTGAGTGATATGCGCCGCATCGCAATTGGTGGCAAAACCTACAATCTCACCGTAGATAGCGGCGCCGCGCGCTTTTGCATGTTCCAACTCTTCCAGGACCAAGGTCCCGGCACCTTCGCCAATCACCAGGCCATCACGCTGTCGATCGAAAGGGGACGGTGTGCTTTTAGGGCTATCGTTACGCTGGCTCGTAGCGAATAGTGTATCGAACACCGCGGCCTCCGAAGGGCAAAGCTCTTCTGCGCCACCCGCAACCATAACCCTCTGATAACCGTGACGAATAGCCTCCCAGGCATAGCCAATCGCCTGGCTCCCGGAGGTGCATGCGCTGGAGGTCGGGATCACTCGGCCGCGCAGGCCGAAAAACAGACCGGTATTAACCGCTGTGGTATGTGGCATCATCTGCACATAGGTGGTACCGGTGATGTTGTTGGTATGTTTTTCAGTGAGCATAGTGGCGAATTCGCTCACGGGGCCTGTGCTTCCCGTCGAAGAGCCGTAGGCGATGCCGGTTTGGCCGTTAGTCAGTACCGGATCGCCAATCAGCCCCGCTTGTTCCAATGCCAGTTCTGTAGCGCGAGTGGAAAGGAGCGAGACTCGCCCCATTGCGCGAATGCGCTTTCGGGTGTAATGCTCAGGCAGGACGAAATCATCGATTGGAGCGCCCAGTAAGGTATGCAATCCATCATAAACCTGCCACTCGGGCATTGTCCGCACCGCATTTTCATATGCCAACAGACGCAAGGAAACATCCTGCCACCGTTCCCCAAAGGCGGTTACGCCGCCCATACCGGTGATGACGACACGACAAGTCATAGCATTCCTCCGTTGATGGAAATGACCTGGCGGGTGACGTAGCCCGCAATATCGGACATTAAATAGCTCGCCAGGCCTGCGACTTCATCCGTCTGGCCCATGCGCTTCATTGGAATGATCGCCATCGCTTCTTTCAATGCGGCATCTTCCATTTCGATCATCCCCGTGTCGATCAAGCCCGGAGCAATGCAGTTCACGGTGATTTTGCGCTTCGCAAGCTCAATGGCCAATGCTTTGGTGGCGCCAATGATCCCCGCTTTAGCGGCGCTATAATTGACCTGACCGCGATTGCCCATCATTCCCGATACCGACGACAACGTAATGATTCGGCCACCTCGGCGCGCGCCGATCATCGGCATGATGCAGGGATGAATGACGTTATAAAAACCATCGAGATTGGTGTGGATCACGCTGTCCCAATCGTTCTCGCTAAGCGCGGGGAACGCACCATCCCGGGCGATGCCTGCATTGCAGACCACACCGTACCAGGCGCCGTGGGCAGCCATATCCTTTTCCAACACCTCACGGCACTGGTCACGTTCACTTACGTCAAAGTTCAGCAGGCGACCTTGCCCCCCAGACTGCTCAATGGCTGCGAGGGTTTCCTGGGCGCCGGCCTGATCTCGGTGATAATGGACGCCGACGATAAAACCATCGGCGGCGAGCTGACGAGCAATCGCGCCCCCAATACCCTTACTAGCCCCGGTGACCAGAACTGAACGACTCATGCGGTCTCTCCCTGATTAAAAAGCGATGTCAACTCTTCTGACGTGGGTTGGAAAGTATTCACACGGCCAGATGCCAGGCACTCTTGCCCTACGGTAATGGTGCAGTCAAAGCTGCCGAAACGTTCGTCCTGCATCAGCAACCTGGCTTGAACATTCAACGTCGCATTGCCGGGTAGATGCCCGGCCGCACAGGTTAACTCACGGGCGCCAAGCACCATACCCAATGAAATTTCATGCAACCCCGTTTGACGGCGATGCCAGCCGGACCAAACCCCCACCGTTTGCGCCATCAACTCCAGCGCAAACCATCCCGGCAGATTGCCCTGAGCATCGATAAAGGGTCCCAACACCCCGTCAAGATGCACACTGACCTGGCAGTGAACATCGTTTTCCGTCACGTTGACGACCTCATCCAGTAACATCATCGGCTCAGCATGAGGCAGATACTCCGACGGCGGCAAATATTCGTTCATACATCTTTCCCCAATAGAATGCTGGCGTTATTTCCGCCAAAGGCGAAAGAATTAGAGAGGATTATCGGTCGAGCCAACGGTTGACTGGTATGCATGATGCCGCAAGCGGGGAGCGCGGGGTCCGCTGGCGAAGCGCTGAAGTCTTGGGCGGGCAAAGGTAAATTGCGCAGTAAAATCAGCGCGCTGATAACCGCCTCCGTGATCCCCGCAGCCCCCAGAGTGTGGCCGGTTAAATGCTTGGTCGAACTGCAGGGTACCTGTTCACCAAACAGCGAATGCACCACGCGGGATTCGATTTGGTCGTTAAGCCGTGTCGCGGTGCCATGCAGATTAATGTAACCCACCTGTTTCGCCTCGATATCCGCTTCTGCCAAGGCTTGTTCAATGGCGCGAATGGCCCCCTCGCCCTGAGGATGCGGTGCTGATATATGCCAAGCGTCGCTGGATTCCCCCGCCCCCAACAGAACCAGAGGCTGAGGCTCGCGGGTCAGCACCATGAGTGCAGCGCCTTCACCGATAGTGATGCCGCAACGGTTTTGGGCGAACGGCTGGCAAAGCTGAGGCGACAGCGACTCAAGGCTGTGAAAACCGTTGATCGGCATTCTGCTCAACGTATCGGCACCGCCAACAATGGCGACGTCGGCAAGTCCCGCTTCTATCAGCCGCCGCCCGCTGATAATGGCTCGGGCGCTGGAGGAACAAGCGGTCGAAAGCGTAAATGCCGGGCCATCGACCCGTAACCAGCGGCTGAGAAATCGCGACGGATCGCCGAGCTCCTGCTGAGGATATTGCCAACGTG is part of the Serratia marcescens genome and encodes:
- a CDS encoding PglL family O-oligosaccharyltransferase, whose amino-acid sequence is MADKSPANAATIAVLPLLLIWMAVILPVYHPNMGGGGLALPQNILAWSAMALTTLLVTATVCVGRARLSLTPTARLLLLGIAVLALPLLYTRPEWREDALWRCAGLLGGWLFYVACLQLRLTARQRDLLLFGLLFAVGVQALLAALQLFAPALAWVSPNGSRVYGVFQQPNVLGSFIATGLALALWLLLAPLSAPTQRRQLPLLVLLVAFSALLVLIQSRAAWLGGTLAAALLLWRFARQRPAASRWAVGALLLGIALGLMVLFTGFGLDGHSGLIAREGSNYSRLTMLQDTLSMILAKPLLGWGYGGFEYSFAHFRLQAMPWREVLEVAGHPHNEILLWWVEGGLPALAGIVIVLVAGALLLKRAWQRDREQPAGARVGLFLVLLPMLMHTQLEYPFYLSTPHWLVFLLLLALLDGQTGEPRPLPFAKALSLPVAMAAVGVLAMAVFAWQGRMALTQSERTMLATIDSIEQMPPPAAWIYRERKTFDKQSHALLVYNQTRDDALLTGYRQWANAYLQRRIDANVYATLIMILRYQGAQAEADARLREAAFLFARDARFR
- a CDS encoding beta-ketoacyl-ACP synthase, with translation MTCRVVITGMGGVTAFGERWQDVSLRLLAYENAVRTMPEWQVYDGLHTLLGAPIDDFVLPEHYTRKRIRAMGRVSLLSTRATELALEQAGLIGDPVLTNGQTGIAYGSSTGSTGPVSEFATMLTEKHTNNITGTTYVQMMPHTTAVNTGLFFGLRGRVIPTSSACTSGSQAIGYAWEAIRHGYQRVMVAGGAEELCPSEAAVFDTLFATSQRNDSPKSTPSPFDRQRDGLVIGEGAGTLVLEELEHAKARGAAIYGEIVGFATNCDAAHITQPQRETMQICMEQALKIAGLNVRDIGYISAHGTATDRGDIAESQATAAIFGGQTPISSLKSYFGHTLGACGALEAWMSLQMMREGWFAPTLNLHQPDEQCGELDYIMGESRRIDCEYLQSNNFAFGGINTSIIIKRWV
- a CDS encoding 3-ketoacyl-ACP reductase FabG2 — its product is MSRSVLVTGASKGIGGAIARQLAADGFIVGVHYHRDQAGAQETLAAIEQSGGQGRLLNFDVSERDQCREVLEKDMAAHGAWYGVVCNAGIARDGAFPALSENDWDSVIHTNLDGFYNVIHPCIMPMIGARRGGRIITLSSVSGMMGNRGQVNYSAAKAGIIGATKALAIELAKRKITVNCIAPGLIDTGMIEMEDAALKEAMAIIPMKRMGQTDEVAGLASYLMSDIAGYVTRQVISINGGML
- a CDS encoding ApeP family dehydratase encodes the protein MNEYLPPSEYLPHAEPMMLLDEVVNVTENDVHCQVSVHLDGVLGPFIDAQGNLPGWFALELMAQTVGVWSGWHRRQTGLHEISLGMVLGARELTCAAGHLPGNATLNVQARLLMQDERFGSFDCTITVGQECLASGRVNTFQPTSEELTSLFNQGETA
- a CDS encoding beta-ketoacyl-[acyl-carrier-protein] synthase family protein, producing MIYISAVGMINALGNTLDEIAANLARGSAPGMRPRLGWLQGYPEAVLGGVEGELPVIPASFSAHRSRNNQLLLAALEQIQPQVDEAVARFGRDRIAVVMGTSTSGLNEGDEHVQLTLNGEVSPRWQYPQQELGDPSRFLSRWLRVDGPAFTLSTACSSSARAIISGRRLIEAGLADVAIVGGADTLSRMPINGFHSLESLSPQLCQPFAQNRCGITIGEGAALMVLTREPQPLVLLGAGESSDAWHISAPHPQGEGAIRAIEQALAEADIEAKQVGYINLHGTATRLNDQIESRVVHSLFGEQVPCSSTKHLTGHTLGAAGITEAVISALILLRNLPLPAQDFSASPADPALPACGIMHTSQPLARPIILSNSFAFGGNNASILLGKDV